GGCCCATGTTGGAGCCAACGGCCCATGGCACATCGGTAAGTGGCATCAGACCGGAGTtgagtcttttatttaacaGATTCAGGCGAGGAATTGACCGGAATATCCTCAGAGGTTCCTGAGGGATGTCAGGTCGACCAAGCTGCCTACGTGTCGCGGCACGGATCCCGCTATCCTGATCAGGGCGCTCACAATGGATGGCTCGAGATGGCTCGCCGTGTAAGAAATGATCAACACTTTGTATCACGGAAAGGTCTGACCAACAATTTAGTTCCGAGAGTCCAAGTACACCGCAACTGGGCCACTGTCCTTCATTCACACTTGGGAGAGCCCACTTACCAACCCTGACATTCAGATCGCTCAGCTGAGCAAGACTGGATACAAGGAACTGTTTGATATGGGTTACACCTTAAGAACCAGGTAGGAGCTCGGCATTGTCGGCTTTTGAGATCTTGACTAACTCAGAAAGATACCCTGATCTGTACCAAGAGGGCGAGGACTTTATTGTGTGGGCTAACAACTATACACGAGTTCTCCAGACTGCAAAGCTCTTCCTTCACGGGTTTTTGGGAACCAACTCTTCCCTGGGAACCGTTGTTTCCGTGACCGGCAAAGGCGTCCCATCTCACCTGGGCGATACCCTGGCTCCATCGGATATGTGTCCTACCTTCATCGATGACAGCAGCAAGCAGCAGGACGAATGGCGTCAGCGATGGCTTCCAGGCTTCAAAAAGCGCTTATCCAGATACATCAAGGGCGACCTCCAGCTTGACGACTCGACATGGAATGACTTCCCCTACATCTGTGGTTTTGAGTCGCAAATCAAAGGCAAGCTCTCGCCATTCTGCGATACCTTCACTCAGAAGGAGCTGGAAGCATACGAGTATCAGCAAGATCTCAGATACTACTACGGTGTTGGACCCGCCACCAAGGTTGCCTCAAAGATGATGGTGCCTTTCCTCGAGTCTCTGATCGAGCGTTTCGTTGCTGGCCCTGATACCACGGGTAAGGACTTTGATGGAAAGCCTTTCAAGCTCCCCAAGATcctgatgagcttcttgaacgaCGGTCAGTTGAACGAGTTGGCTGTTGCTACTGGAGTCTTTGACAAGCAAGCTCCTCTCCCTCTGGATCGTATTCCCAAGGACCGCATCTGGCGCAGTTCTAACATCTCTCCCATGAGAGGTACCATCGCCTTTGAGCGTCTCAGCTGCGGTTCCAACAAGGCTTACGGTTCGAAGAAGTTTGTTCGGATCCTGATCAACGATGTCGTTTACCCAGTGCCTTCTTGCCGGGATGGACCTGGAAAGTCATGCTCTCTGTCCAAGTACTCCAAGTTTACCAAGGACAGACTCAGGAAGAACGGCAACTTTGCCAAGCTCTGCAATGCAACTGACCCTGCCACTCCAAGCAAGGTTCTTGGAGCCAGTTTCTTCACAAACTTGGCGCAGTCGCACTTGCAGGCTGTTGAGCCCTAACTCGTGCATGATACGAGGCGGGGTTGAGCTTGCAGACAGGATCGTGAGGCAATCACAGTTAGGAGGcggagcttttaataatatgTCAGTTTACTTTCTTCATTTGGTCTTGGAACCACTATCCTTTGTGACAGCTCGATCTGTATCCAAGGAACAGGCTCAAAAGCGGTCAACGTGCTTAACTGCACAATGGCTCGAGGAGCGAAGATAGCCCAGAAACCGCGAGTCGCTCAGTCCAGATAACTTACCACCAATCATCTAGAGTCCTATGGACTTGATCTGTGACTCAAAGTATTCTATCGCTCTGGACTCTATCGATCTGGAATGTAGAAATCCCTTATCTGCGGTCCAATACCGCCTTGGCCTCCCGgagctcatcctcactgGGCATATTAACAACCATTAGATACAAAATGTCCTATACAAGTTAATTACCACTTTTGGAGTCTTTGAGAAGCGCCAGATATCGTTaccttgttgaagagaaatTTTCTTGCCGCCTTGACCGGCTTGTAAGGCAGGGGCAAACCGGGCTGTCTATCACTTGGTGCTCCACTGGGTTGTCCCTTACTCTGGACCTCTGGTGCTTGGCCCCTGAAGCCCCGATGAAGCTTCGTTGGGTCGACATATCCGCCAGTGAGTAGGGAGATCAAGGAGCCATTGTTGGAAGGATGGCTAGGATCGGCATATCGTGAAGTGAACTTTGGAGCTTCTTGCTGGTTGGCCAAGAGATTATCCGGTCTATTGAGCGCCTGTAGCCGAGTTTAGTCCAGATTCTTATCAGCCATCAACTTCGTTGACTTACGAACTGAGCCTGGGCTCTCTTGTCATAGTACTCCTGGATGTATGTTCTCTTCTCACCCAGGGTTTGCTTCAGACCCTTCGATTCCTCACTATCAGCCTCAGCAAGTACATCGAGGGTCGGAAAGATGAGAGGGGCAGCCTCGGGGAGAGCGAAATCACCGTAGGTCTTTCCGCTGGAGGTTTGAAACTTGTTGGTAAATCCAGAGTCATACGATCCAATCGAAGAAGCAACTGTTGATGTTAAGTCAACAACCTCGTGAGACCTCCCGGAATCGGGTCGCCAGGTCATAATCAGACAACATAAGCCCCTCGGGTAGAAGTATTGCTCGTTCATCTGGGAAATGAACTTGTTTGACCTGTGGCGCTTTGTAAGTTTCTACTCCAGACGACACGATGCTTTGCCAGAGAACGTTACCTTTGTCTGCCTTGGACATCCTTCGCAACCTCAATTGTCTTGTACACGGCTACACTGATGGCGATACTTGGCGCAATCGGTACAAAGAAGCCGCCCAACTCTGCAAAGTTGATGACCTCGATCCAAGGCGAGGCTCGAGTAGACTGGTCGAATTTATCTAAAAAGTCTAGCCATGCCGCCTGATCAATACCGGCATTCTCAAGCATCGGAGCATATCCACGAACAAACCCACGGGTTCGATCTTTTGGTCTCCGCTGTGCGAGAATGACCGGCAATTCCAATTGAGCATTGGCTCGGCCGGATGAAGAGCCATGCACTCTCAAAAAGCTGGCCACAAGATCCTTGTCAGCTTGAGTCTGTTGAGCGATCTCGGCACTATCTTGAGGACTTGAGAGGAGCTCGGATTGTGTTTCGTCGAGCTCCCATTGTCTTTCAGTCGAGTCCTCATGCTGGCCTGGCCGAGGCTCATAGTTCGGTGGCGGCTCGCTTCCGACAGCAATGCTTCCgcttgattgaggctgttggctTGACTCTGAGGATGCGGGGGTTTTCTCCgctgctctcttctctttgtaAGAGCTAACGCTCTCCGACACGAGCCCAATACCGCCTGCTACGCCGCGGACCGCGGACCCTATCAATCCCCCGCCTCGACCACCTCGACCACCTTGACCACCGCGCTGGAATAGTCCACCTCGACCGCGTCCGCttgacatgatgaagatggattgAATTTGGAGTTGAAggtgataaggttgaggggAATGAAGTCGGTTTTCACTGCTGTGTCAAGTGCTTATTAGTGGAGGCCGCCTTCAGCCCTGAAAGACGGGTATGCGGCACCGTGACGCCTTTGAATGGCCGAGAATGAGACTTGTAGCGGGGTCCTGGGTTCATTTTGGGCGAAGGGACAAGATTATCAGACAAGGTTAATCACTAGCGCCTCATGCATGCCACTGTAACAGCCTTCAACAAGCAAGGCCTGATTTAGTGCTGACAACACGAAAACAATCGAGAAATGGATCGGCAAAGCCTAGGCACATTGTACTTGAAGGATCGGGATACTTGGTAAGAGCTATGATGACGTAAAACAGCGACACAGCATCACTGGGACACCTTGCACTGTCGGCAACATCTGGACATAGAATCTAATGTCTAGGCTTCGCCCTGACCGGCAGTCGCGATATCCAATTCTTGACTGCAGGCGTAAACCCTTCGTAATACGgcatgatatcatcatcagatATGCCGGCCTCTGGTGTGATGCTCATCTCGTACCTTCGGAAAAGGCTCGCAATGACAAGTCGGGTCTCGATCCATGCCAACTCAATTCCTGGACAAACTCGTGTTCCTTTGCTGAAAGTCACTAGGTATCTGTCAAGGTCCGCCCCTCCACTGAGCCATCTTTCGGGTTTGAAAACAGCAGCATCGGATCCCCAGATTGCTTTGTCTGAGAGAACATCCGGAATGGACATGCTAATAATCGTGCCCGGGGGTATTTCCCAATCGCCATATTGTTCAATGCCGCTAGGGTTGACCCGACTCAGCCGGCAGAGCGCACCAGGCGAGAGACGAAATGTTTCCTTGACTACAGCAGTAAGATATGGTAAGCTCTCCAAAGTCGTGATCTCAGGGGATTCAGTAGGGTCTTTCCAGGCCTTTTTGAGTTCCTGGTAAAGGCGCTGCTCAACTGGTGGATTCTTTAGTAATTGGTATGCCGCCATGGTCAGCACAAAGCCAACTGTGTCCCATCCTCCACTCCAGATAGCCACTGCTTGCTGAGTCAGAGggcccttttctttttcctcctGAGGTAGTGAGCTGTCTAGAAAGTCATCGAAGACTGTATGTTGGGTGATACTTTCGGCATTGTGATTCTGGTGGTTATGCTGAGCCACGACATTTTGCACCAGCTTCTGAGCGAGCTATCATCACGTCATCCTGGGTATCCTTTAGAATGTCACGATATATACCAAGAAATAATCAAGAAATGCAGAACCTGGGTCATTGAATCCCAAAGCCCTCAAGATCAATTGACGAaagagagacaagaaaagaGGTATCTCTTTGGGTATGAATCGACCCAGATGTGAGAACCCGAGCAATCTGTCCATCCTCTTATCGTAAAGGTTCTTGGTGGTTTGCACATGTTGCAGAAACCCATATTCCTGGCCGAAAAGATACTTGGTTATGATTTCTGCCGGAACAGCCCGaaacaagaagcttggacGAGTTTAGCAATTATTTTGCGCATGTCGGGATAAACATACGCCAGATCAACAGGACTTCCATCCTTACTGTTATCCTCAACCCAAGTGCATCCTTTTTGGATCTCTTCGTTGATTTGGTCCTGTATCTTGGAAAGCTTTGTTCGAGAAAACGCATTTCCAAACGCAGCACGTTTCTTGACGTAGGTCTTGTAATCCTCGACTCCAAATAGGGCGTGGTTGATCCCAAACTCTTTAGCTGTCATGGCCTCTTTGTTCAAAGGGCGAAATCCGAAGATTGTATCGAAGTACTCGGAGTCTTCGATATGAACTTCATTTGGTCCAATACGAACAATGGGCCCTGGATGGTTGTCAGAGAATGTCTGGGGAATGAAAAAATGCCATACCATAAAGCCTGTGAAGATCTGGTAGCTTTGCCCACAAGCGGCCATGTTGGTACGAGTCCCAGTAGAATTCGTACAGCCGCGACGCCGCACAGATCCTTGGGCCCGGGAATTTGGAGAGCGGATGGAAGAAGAGTCGTTGCAAATATGTGATTAGCTTGAAAGaaacgaagaagatgaccgCGTATTGGAACAGCTTCGTCCTCTCAATCGATGAATTGTTATCAAATATGTGAAACATGGTCAATCAAGCAGCAGTACAGGTGCCGAAGTGCAGGAATTCCCTGAGTTCAGAAGTGGATGGCTCGAAGGCTTATCTACACATTACATTCAAGTCCCCAAAAGAAACCATAGCTCACAGCTCGAGCCGCTTCCTGAGTGCGAGCAACTGAGTGCGAGCCCCATGCCAACCACGGACTCGGAGAGGATAAGCTAGGCCCTATCATGCTTGGGACCACGATGCATCTGACTCAGCTTATACCCCTCTTTTGCGGGCAGAAATGTGCCAGCGAAAGAAAAGGGGAATGATTTGCAGGCCATCTGTACTAACGGGCGTCTTTTGATAGGGCTGTGACGCTGTTAGGCTGATCCTATAAGGAGTCTTGTTGTAGATGTCGCGAAGGAAGCGGGGTTGATAGAAGCCTTCTTATTGCCGCCCGCAACAATTCCTTCGCCTCGGATCGTTCGCCTACCGAGGCCATGCTCAAAGCCTTTCAATGAAACTAGCAGCGATTTTGGGCGGTAATTTCTAACGTATCACTCAAATACAAGCTTGTCTGAGTCAGGCATATGTTCTTAAGTTCTTAAATGACAGGATAAATTCGCTTGATCAGGCATGTGTCACCTCTCGGCTCAAACCAGGTGAAGCCTCGCCCGACATGAGCATAGAGCCGATATACGCCGTGGAGAGAGAGTCCTGCCGGTAAAACAAGAGACCTCGATTGAAGATGATCCAAGCAGAACCCATGTCTCACAGCGCCTTGCGAAGCCCCTCATACTTTACTACCCACCCGTCATCTTTAGGAAACCCAGGCGCATCGCCCTTGGATCCATCCCATCCTTTAGCCATATAGGCCACTGTGGATAGTGTCAGTGAGCGGTAATTTGTTTCTCGAGAAGCATGCAGACTTACCGGCTAAGAGGAACCCAGCATTGCTAGGCATGAATGGGGGTGGCGTGTTTCCGTCACCACCACGAATAGCAAATCCTACAGCGAGATGACTCAGTCTCATCCTACCAACTTCCATGACATGTGTGACATCACTTACCTGCGTCATCAAACCTCCAATAATCGTATGCTGTCAAGTGATATATCGCGCGCTCAGGATTCCCAATGCGAGCCGAGTTGATTGCCAGTAAAGGCCGCCCCCATCCTCGGATGTTTTGGTCAGTCCAGACGTCCCAGACCTTATCCGCTGTTCTTCGAGCGACCTCCTTGTCCACTGCAAGCGTGTCGGGTAGAATACCTTGAAGCATGATCAAACTTCTCGGGTCTCGGTTGAGTGCCGGATCATCCCACCAGCTCGAGTTGAGACCCTAGTAGACTGTGTACAATCCACCGACCTGTGGAGGCTTCGCAAGGTTCTTTGCAACGGTCACCCAGTGCTCAGGTACAGGTAAGCCGAGTTTCTGCTTCCACTTGCAGGCGACGTCAAGGCTGTATCTCCAGTATGCAACTTCGTAAGCAAGATCGAGCGTGTTCTCCGGGGGCGTATTCTCGGTCACACCGACCGCACTATCATGTTATCAGAACGGCATCCATGCTCTTCCTCATGTTGCTGATTACTTACGGCGGACCCAGATCATATCTGTCAGACGACCGGTTGAACCATGCATAGGATGCCATATAATCCGCAGTCGCCTCCAAGATCGGATCCCAGCGCTTCAACGTCTTCTGCGTCGGCTTACTCTTGAGAGCAAGCATGGCCATGTACATTGGGTGCGGCTGCTGCCACATCAGATATGCGTTGATCCCACCAGGCGAACTTCGACCGGTGAAGGTTTCGGTCATCTTTGGCCAACGCGCTCCCTCCCatcccatcttcttcgctctGGTGAGTGACGTAGGCAGAAGCTTCTCATACATCGCAGGGAAGATGTTGTGAAAGTATCGATCTCGGCCCCATGAGATCCAGTGAGCGCTGTGCCATACAACCATCTCCATGTGGAACTTGCCTATCTTGGTTAGCAATTTACCATGGAAATAAGTCAAACTACACCTACCATACCAACCGTTATTCATCAAGCCGCTCTCCTGAGGAGGCTCCCCATCAGCAGCACTGTTAACTCTGACATGGTACTGGGAGGTGATGATTCGACGTTGAAGCTCAGTAGCGTTGGGGTTCGTGGACTCGGTCAAATCCACAAAACCCCCTTGACTCCAGTAATCTCGCCATACAGCTTTGCTACGTCTATCAATAGTAGATGGCAGGTCTGGTACTCTCTTGTCCGGAGAGAAGTGCGCCACGAAAGAAATGGTCTTTCCGTGCCTCGATGAAAGGACATATTGATGTGCTGTAGGTTTAGCAGAGCCCTGCAGGCCGAGGCGCTTCAATTCCAGTGAAGCCTTTTTGGGCCAACAAAGGTTCACGTAGTACTTACCACCCATGTCATGATAGATGTGCGCTGTATTACTTTCGAGGTTCGCTGAAAGCTTTGTAGAATGATTCGTTGGGAAATCATAGACACCAACAAAGACTTCGTTCTTGTAATTTACTGTATGGATTGGAGGGTATGGAAAGTCGAGCTCGACCTTGAGATTTCCCGACTCGATCAATTGTGAGTCAATGGTGAAAACAACTGCATCGGAGTCAAAGTCTCCTTGCGTGacaaccttgaccttgacgccATCGATCGTGAAAATTGATGTGATGGCTCCATGCCAAAGGTCTAGCTCCTGGTGGCTATTAGATATTCCGCTCGATGACAGTGTATCGTCGTTGAATCGCAGTCCAAGGCGTCCAAGATTAATACGGTTTGGATTTCCAATGAGCCATTGAAAAACATCAGGAAGATTTGGGTCAGGCAGATCATAAGAAACGTTTCTACCATGCGTCTGTTTCTGTATGCCGGTATATGCGTCTACTGGACTATTAATGGTTAGCTTCCGAAGCAGTTCGCGTACAAAGTGGGCTCAACTTACTCTCCAGCTGGTTCAGTGTCATTATGCCATGCCCAGCGTGACATTGTGTTGAAAGGGAGGTATGTTTGCATCCCCGTCGTATCAACACTGAATGCAAAGTTACCGTTTCCGACTTGCAGGGGCGTCGTTTCATTTGTGATCAGCCCTTTGcggatgatgttgttctcTGTCACAATTCGTTTTCTTCGAAGTCAGTGGGATTCAAGCATTCCCCAGAGATGACGTTACCTGTCAATAACCGCCAACGTAAGAATCGGCATCAAGAGCCAACATAAGAATTTTGAGGCTGACATAATAGCTATCTAGTCttaagaagaaggaatatTGCGTGCAGCATCTCACTTTGATCCCATTTCCTTGGCATAAGTTTGCTCTTACTAGCGGACAACAGCCGTCGTCTTGCTAACAGCAGGTGTCGTTTTACCAACAGCGGGGTCTCTTATTTAAACAGCGGGGTTTCTTATGAACAGCAGGAAACTCTACCATGATGACGCCCCCAAAGTCCGGGGTAGAAGTGACCGATTGTACTCATCGGACTTTATTAACCCGAGCACCTCTAGCCCATGTGATTGGGGGCATGACGAACTCTCTCACGCAAATAGATTGATACATCCAAAATGAGTAAAAGACTGTTTTTAAAAAATTGCATAAATTCCCCTTGGTTTTCTGCCAAAAGTCTCGCAACTTCTGACGCAAGTACCTCCTATATCTTCACAAATGAGCCTGTCCTCAAATCTCCTTTCCCCGTCCTCCAAGATACCCATCCTCAGTCATTGACTTCTCCAATGTCTACCAGTCTTACGTTGGGCTATATCTTCCCAGTGATAATAGCTGCTGCCTGCTCTGAGAGAGCATAGAGGGGGGCTTGGAGATGTGCGCTCAGTGGGACAGGGAAGACTGATGCGTCAACGACCCGAAGTCCTTCAACGCCTCTAACACAAAACTCTGTGTCAACCACTTTTCCCATGGAGCAAGTACCTGAAGGATGCCACGAGGTTCCGCCAGTCATAGCTATCCTCTGATCCAATTTATCATCACTATCATCCAGTGCAAGAGCTTCCACGGGAAGTCCTTCTGGGATAGATTCTCCGATAATCTGATGACTGAAGTTGGACTCCAGCATGAATCTCGTCATTTGACGCAATCCTTCTCGGAATACATGCTTGTCAACCTCGGTGGAGAGATAGTTGAGATTCACTGCCCGCAGTTAGTGATACGAACATGGAAACTATCACAAGATCGAGAATGATTACTTACCCCTTGGATGCTCGCCAGGCTTCCCAGACTTCAATGACACAGAGCCTTTCGAGGTTGGCAGAAAGCTCACCAACGCACTAGTAATATGCTCTGCATCTATGGGGACGCCAGGAAAAGGAAGCTTCGCAAACATGATAATGTTCTCGATAAATGTTCTATCTTTCGCGAGAAGAACATGCTCAGACTCACGCGGTTCTGTTCCTTCGTCTCTTTCAATAGCTTTAGCGAGGCCATTTCTTGGAATGCCGGTGTTGACGATCCAGTCAAAAGGTACACCTTGCGAGTATTGGGGTTGATGAAAGAGAGGGTTGGCGGACCCAATAGTATGCCCAGCAGAGTGATCACGTAGCTGCCAGTGCTGGAAGAATATCATATGATCAGACAAGTTCTTGCCAACCTCTGGAAGATCGATGAGTGGCTCAATGCCGAACTCTTGAAGAT
This DNA window, taken from Fusarium fujikuroi IMI 58289 draft genome, chromosome FFUJ_chr11, encodes the following:
- a CDS encoding related to alcohol oxidase → MASPIYDYIVVGGGLAGCVLSSRIREYDYAAKILLIEAGKETRGRSDVHNMQVLNLGGELDWQYQSEPVEALMGRRITLNAGKGLGGSSAINSGGWTRGAAADYDEWAALVGDERYSYKGQLPWFRKSELWFDDKNPEQHGRDGPIRVTCAKASNRVFPLAEKAAAGWEELGVSTLLDGDQNSGNNLGRAYIYEARSDGKREWSANQYSLDGVQVRLETFVNRIVIQKIDGNLKATGVELADGNVVNGHNIIISAGAFRSPQLLQLSGIGPKTHLQEFGIEPLIDLPEVGKNLSDHMIFFQHWQLRDHSAGHTIGSANPLFHQPQYSQGVPFDWIVNTGIPRNGLAKAIERDEGTEPRESEHVLLAKDRTFIENIIMFAKLPFPGVPIDAEHITSALVSFLPTSKGSVSLKSGKPGEHPRVNLNYLSTEVDKHVFREGLRQMTRFMLESNFSHQIIGESIPEGLPVEALALDDSDDKLDQRIAMTGGTSWHPSGTCSMGKVVDTEFCVRGVEGLRVVDASVFPVPLSAHLQAPLYALSEQAAAIITGKI
- a CDS encoding related to PHO12-secreted acid phosphatase; amino-acid sequence: MRGPFIAVALLGSACSARNAGVGASLDPVQAVLLPDGASAKNPLAHVGANGPWHIGEELTGISSEVPEGCQVDQAAYVSRHGSRYPDQGAHNGWLEMARRFRESKYTATGPLSFIHTWESPLTNPDIQIAQLSKTGYKELFDMGYTLRTRYPDLYQEGEDFIVWANNYTRVLQTAKLFLHGFLGTNSSLGTVVSVTGKGVPSHLGDTLAPSDMCPTFIDDSSKQQDEWRQRWLPGFKKRLSRYIKGDLQLDDSTWNDFPYICGFESQIKGKLSPFCDTFTQKELEAYEYQQDLRYYYGVGPATKVASKMMVPFLESLIERFVAGPDTTGKDFDGKPFKLPKILMSFLNDGQLNELAVATGVFDKQAPLPLDRIPKDRIWRSSNISPMRGTIAFERLSCGSNKAYGSKKFVRILINDVVYPVPSCRDGPGKSCSLSKYSKFTKDRLRKNGNFAKLCNATDPATPSKVLGASFFTNLAQSHLQAVEP
- a CDS encoding related to trichodiene oxygenase cytochrome P450, whose protein sequence is MFHIFDNNSSIERTKLFQYAVIFFVSFKLITYLQRLFFHPLSKFPGPRICAASRLYEFYWDSYQHGRLWAKLPDLHRLYGPIVRIGPNEVHIEDSEYFDTIFGFRPLNKEAMTAKEFGINHALFGVEDYKTYVKKRAAFGNAFSRTKLSKIQDQINEEIQKGCTWVEDNSKDGSPVDLAFLFRAVPAEIITKYLFGQEYGFLQHVQTTKNLYDKRMDRLLGFSHLGRFIPKEIPLFLSLFRQLILRALGFNDPGSAFLDYFLLAQKLVQNVVAQHNHQNHNAESITQHTVFDDFLDSSLPQEEKEKGPLTQQAVAIWSGGWDTVGFVLTMAAYQLLKNPPVEQRLYQELKKAWKDPTESPEITTLESLPYLTAVVKETFRLSPGALCRLSRVNPSGIEQYGDWEIPPGTIISMSIPDVLSDKAIWGSDAAVFKPERWLSGGADLDRYLVTFSKGTRVCPGIELAWIETRLVIASLFRRYEMSITPEAGISDDDIMPYYEGFTPAVKNWISRLPVRAKPRH